In Ptychodera flava strain L36383 chromosome 6, AS_Pfla_20210202, whole genome shotgun sequence, the sequence ATTActattttaaaacacatatttGACAGCTCTATTCCACTGCTTTAGGTTGAATCTAAAAGCATGTAATAGCCCTTGCTGTGTTTCTGGTATTTCAAGTAATAGTGGCCCCCTCCGCCAAAAAGTTTTCTATTGTCCTGGCTGTGATATATTGAATTATGGTGaattgcaaaaataaacatttttaaaacttgaAATAGCCTATCAAGCAACCATTCACTTACTTTGCTAATGTTTTATAAAGGTCAGTGTATTTAGCCTTCAGAAGAGCCACCTTTGTACCGGTCAATTTTCCTTCTTTGAAGAGCTGGAAATAcataataaaaatttaaaaagggtATGTATGGAAGGAAAGTGTATACAAGTCATGATGATATATAGGtttgcaaaattattaaaatgtatGATTACTTACACATATCGAAAAATATTATGTGAAAACAGTAATAACTGTAGCTTGTCGCCTTCTCTGAGTATAACGGGTAAACGTAAAGAAAGAATCAACATAAAATAATATACCTCATCAAGGCACTGAAAAGCAGGACTTGCTGACACTTCAACTTGACTTTCTTCTTGCAAGACGACTTTCGGAGCAACCGGTACAATGGCTGTTTCGGGTTCACGAGGTGGACCCTCGTCCCCGCTGTGTTCAGCACTCATCGTATGCTTCCTCTACGGGCAGCTGAAACGAAGTTCACTTCTATATCAAGTTTGGTCTATTTCAAATGTATGAACGTTCAGAAAATACTAAATCCCTTCAAGGGATTCCAAACATATTTGAGCAAACTGATGACTATGGCCCTACATATACGCACGTCTATAGAGGTCTGAAATGACAGTTTTCTTTCTGATCGCAATATTCTCGGAACAGTGAAAATCAGTGAATTGTGTGTTCAGTTCACTATGCTCCAGTGACGGACTTGCGACTAGACTCCGTTGCTCACAACTTACGCTTACATTACACAAACCATTACACTCACCTCGACGGTAACGCAGTGATAATTCACAACCTTTCTCCTTATGGCAGTTAAGGGCTGAAAACGCCCTATTATTTTGTTACACGCATAGACTTTCCGAGAGAACGGGTTCAAAATCGTGGTAAAATGGCCGAcaataatataaatatgaagTTACCAAGGGCTACAGGATGTGACTGGCGTATGTAATCTTCACTTTGATTGGTTGAAGAAACGTAAAAACATGGCGACTAACCATTTAAACCAATAATAGGTGATCTTTCATATGGTGTTCGGAAACGTGTTTTTTCGGGGTAAAGGGTCAATGCGCATGTTTCGTTCGCATATTTGTAAATCCGCCATTTTCAAGTCGCTCAAGAAGTCTCGTGTGAGTGAAGCCCTTCAACTTTAAAAGGCACAATGAAGATTGAAGAGGTGAAATCTACGACGAAGACGCAGAGAATAGCAACACACAGTCATGTGAAAGGGATTGGTTTAGACGAAAGTGGCACAGCTATTCCAGCAGCTGCCGGTTTGGTGGGCCAAGAACTGGCGAGAGAGGTGAGCATGCGTGATAAATATTCACATGGCTTCCACACTAGTTGATGTCAAATTGTCACTGTGTCTGTGGCAAGGTATTAATGGTCAACTGGACACAGTTCGACAGGATCCAGAGACTCCCTTTGGTCTATTCTGTAACTAGCAATTCAATATATAGTCCATGGTGGCAGTTAACTTCATGACGCGATGAGTGATAAATCAATAGAAACTTAAAATTTCCACCGACACTGGTGTAATACCTTGTATGGTACATTCATGGAGGCAGTAGAGAGTCTTTAATACTTCCTCCATCAGTCCATGGTAGATTGGACTGAAGCTATTTTAGCACACAGACACCTGAAGAACACTTAGCCCAAGAACCATTGCTAAAACGTTCAGGCGTTCTTAAAAGGTCTAACTAGCTTTGTTTTGCAACTTTATTTCCCAATGATTATATCCGATTATGTAGTGAATCATTTATTCTTAAGGGTTGAAAGTTGTTTTACAGCTGATATTGTCACCTACCTGTATGTGGTAATAGTAGATAGTtcatatgtaatatgtatgatGATGAAACGTTGGAAAAGGTAATCCAACTTCCAAGATGATAGTTGACCAATAAAGAGGCACAAAATAAATTAAGAATAtaaagaaaatttacaaacagAATTGAACTTGAAAGTTGCAGTACTGCTTTCAATGATATTGATCTCAGAGCCTCTCCTGTTAAATTTAGATTGAGTATTCAtgcattaaaaattgaaataggATGCCACACTAAACACTGGTAAATGAAAGTATGTGACCTCTGTGATAGCAAATATGTAGAAGAGGAACAACACTTCATCACTTCTCGCAAATTATCCACAAGTCATAGAAATCTCTTGTTTGCTGCTGGAGCTAAATGTCACAATGATATGCCTGACAAATTTGAATTCATAATGAAAAAAAgcatatcaatttttctagcACAGTGCATATATGCAGATACATGTATGAAATTGAGAAAGCAATGCCCATGGGGAATGtaattattgtttttctttctctttattTGATGAGATAATACCTTTGGCatgatttttcttttgatgAATTTCGGCATTAGTTTTTGTAACCCTTTTCTTGccttaaggtagtgtgcgccccgaaagtgaaagactaaaatttttgctgagactttcctaaatgaaaccttcaaccattctcttaccaaatcaataataaaaatcgggggtcaccatgcaaattttggaactagcgaaacaaattacccaatattttgtgatatttgtaattcaaaatgactgccatccctgtgaaactatgggggaaaattaaaattttggattttccaaaaactaagacagtgaaagtttttctttctccaagacctttaaaatgagcccccataagtggtatatcagaaaagaattgtaaaaatttgagagtccgaatatctgtgcccgaggcacgttctaccttaggAGGGAAGTCGTGTGTTCATCGATAAAGTACATAGTATGGTTTGCACATATATGGAAGTTTACCTCTTTTCAAGTGTTAAAAACTCATTTTGTAATGCCTGTAATTACAAATCTACCCTATACACGTTGTGTTCAGGCTGCTGGTGTTGTGGTTGAATTAATCAAATCCAAGAAGATGGCGGGCAGAGCAGTACTTCTGGCAGGACCACCAGGAACTGGAAAAACAGCATTAGCCCTTGCCATTGCACAGGAACTTGGCACAAAAGTACCATTCTGTCCCATGGTTGGTAGTGAGGTCTTCTCATCAGAAATCAAAAAGACTGAAGTGCTCATGGAAAACTTCAGGAGAGCAATAGGTTTGTGAAATAGTTCATATAAATGTctatattatcaaacaaataaaaaagacaattaacatacataatatatacTTATACATATCTGAAGACAGTTTTTTCTGCAGATGTTAGGATATTGGCCTTACATAAACCATGCCTGTGTGTCTtcttttacatttcaatgaaacaaaattcaaattgtcaTTGATGTTGCTAATTCAGGTCTCAGAATCAAGGAAGTCAAAGAAGTTTATGAAGGAGAAGTAACTGAACTTACACCCTGTGAAACAGAAAACCCCATGGGAGGTAAGCTGGTCAAATTTTCTACCTTTGGTTTTGAAGGGTAATATCAATTTCTGTATACAAATCATTTTCTCTCCCAAATGACCTATTGTGGCAATGCTTTTCCCCGCAGGTTATGGAAAAACAGTCAGCCATGTGATTATTGGTCTGAAGACCGCCAAAGGAACCAAGCAACTTAAATTAGATCCTTCGATTTATGAaagtttacaaaaagaaaaggttgaaGTCGGAGATGTTATTTATATTGAAGCAAATAGTGGTGCAgtaaaggtttgtttgtttaccaATCAAGTTCAAGTTGGGATGATCGCCTGAAAATTTGATCCAAACTCACTCTCTGGTGgtagtgtatgtgtgtatgttactTTTTAGATGGGTGGGTGTTTGGGGTTACTGCTCATGCATGTTAGGTGATTGATAAGATTAGAAAGTGTGGTTTCTTTCCCTTTTTCTCCAAACAGAAAGAGtatatttaaaatgacaaacCTAATACAAATGTACAGAGTTACAGCGCTGTGAAATTTGTGAATAATGGTACTGGTTTATCTTTGAAAATCTCATTAAAAATGGAAATAGCTTATATTCAATAATTGAGCAGAGTGAACAGGTATTTGAAATCTTTCCATTTAAACTCTGTCTTGGAATGTAATGCTGTAGTGGAAAACAAAAGTAACTGCTGATTTTAGCGTTCCAGCTCATATTCATGAAGTTCGTTGTGATTTCTCTTCCAGAGGCAAGGTAGATCAGATACCTTTGCGACAGAGTTTGATCTAGAAGCGGAAGAGTACGTACCACTGCCAAAGGGTGACGTCCACAAGAAGAAAGAAGTCATCCAGGATGTCACGTTACATGACTTGGATGTTGCCAATGCCAGGCCACAGGTATAATTATGTGTTGCTGCTTCATGTGCAGTTATCAGTGATCACACGTGTCATGAAATTCTGCACTCAGCCTCAGGTTgagaatgttttatttattcaatttattgaattgaaaattgacttgCAAACTCTGATGTATTGTGAACCAAGGATTGGGCATTTGACTTTGTATGTCTAGAGGGCAGCAGCTTTTTAATTTGGTACACCAATTGTTCTTTGATTGAACTTATCAATATCAATTCATTACAAGTCTTTGTTTCCATCAAAGTTtagatttctttgaaaatgttttctgtACCTTCCGTTAATGTCATTGAAAATATCCGTCTTTAGTTCCAAGCATTCAAAATTTTCCagtgttttgataaaatacaagTTTCGAATATTAGTATGACTTTCTGaagataaatgttttaatatttgcCATTCAATGTTTCTTTTCAAAGGGTGGACATGATATCATGTCTATGATGGGACAGCTGATGAAACCAAAGAAAACAGAAATCACAGACAAACTGAGGAAAGAAATCAACAAAGTCGTCAACAAGTACATTGACCAGGGAGTGGCTGAGTTAGTCCCAGGTGTCTTGTTCATCGATGAGGTGCACATGTTGGACATAGAATGCTTCACCTACCTCCACAGAGCGTTGGAGTCGTCCTTGTCGCCCATTGTCATATTTGCGACAAACAGGGGAAGATGTGTAATCAGGTAAAGATGACTTCCATCTGAGGTCCATCAAGAATTGAATTCTAAATAGTAGACTCTCTCCTGGCCCCTCCTTGGCTAGGTAGTATGGCCCTCTAGGGCCCTGATTCTAAGCTAGGTGTAACCTGGCTCAGTGAGCTGGCACAGCCACTGATGTGATAACTTAGCCAGACTGTTCAGGGTACATCAGCGCATGGCAGAGATTGGAAATTGTGCAGCAAACCACGGATCGAGTGAGAATTAATGAAAATAGAAACTGTTGTTTTCTTGACCAGTTTTTTCTTCAGACCTTGATCCTTGGTTTAGTTGTGCACATTTTACATTGAGACTAGCTGCATGTTTCTGTGCTTTGTGTCCTTTTTATGACAAGTTGAAAGTCCTTGAGAGAGTGGACAGCTCTTAAAGTTTTGTTGTTCCTGTACATTTCTCAACAGAGGCACAGATGACATACTCTCACCCCATGGTATTCCGCTAGATTTGCTAGACAGAGTGATGATCATCAGAACTTTGCCCTATTCACAAGAGGAAATGGTTCAGGTAAGTTTTTCCATGCTGAAAAAAAAGCCCACAGTAATCTTGTCTTGTTCAATGCAGGTTATgaagcaaaaacactgacagGGGAAGGAGACTGCTCAAATAGTATAGCGAGCTAAAAGTGAACAAGCACCATATGCTcaattctgaaaataacaatCTCTTCACGATGCCTCGTGATTGTTGAGTTTACTTTTTACAAGTTTTCAGCATTGCTATATTACCATTGATGCCCACATGGCATGAATGTACTCAGAAATCCAGAAATGAAAGGTCTAAAAAACCACATTCATGCGCTTGTTATGTTGTAAATAGTTATAGaggaaaatattatatttggTAGCTTCTGCTTAAAATGTTTTTCCAAATATACTGCATCATGTTGTCTATAATGAGGACATATTTGGGGCGATTCATGATGAACTAATAAAGTCTGACTCTTCAGAAAATTGTTTGTTCCAGATTATCCACATTAGGGCCCAAACAGAAGGCATTCAGGCAGACCAAGAATCATTGCAATTGCTCGGAGAAA encodes:
- the LOC139135536 gene encoding ruvB-like 1 → MKIEEVKSTTKTQRIATHSHVKGIGLDESGTAIPAAAGLVGQELAREAAGVVVELIKSKKMAGRAVLLAGPPGTGKTALALAIAQELGTKVPFCPMVGSEVFSSEIKKTEVLMENFRRAIGLRIKEVKEVYEGEVTELTPCETENPMGGYGKTVSHVIIGLKTAKGTKQLKLDPSIYESLQKEKVEVGDVIYIEANSGAVKRQGRSDTFATEFDLEAEEYVPLPKGDVHKKKEVIQDVTLHDLDVANARPQGGHDIMSMMGQLMKPKKTEITDKLRKEINKVVNKYIDQGVAELVPGVLFIDEVHMLDIECFTYLHRALESSLSPIVIFATNRGRCVIRGTDDILSPHGIPLDLLDRVMIIRTLPYSQEEMVQIIHIRAQTEGIQADQESLQLLGEIGTRTTLRYAVQLLTPASLLARINGRDSVCKEDVEEISELFFDAKSSAKILAEQEDKFMK